The Kitasatospora setae KM-6054 genome contains a region encoding:
- a CDS encoding NAD(P)-binding domain-containing protein has product MTSDRTDLPVLVIGAGPIGLAAAAHLLERGLEPLVLEAGPSAATAVRDWSHVRLFSPWAELVDAAAERLLTPTGWTRPDGAGYPTGGDWVERYLRPLADALGGRVRYGARVTGVARAGRDRIVDADRERQPFTVHVEHPDGREERLPARAVVDASGTWSTPNPLGANGLPALGERAAADRISYRVPDLRDPAVRARYAGKRTAVAGTGASAFTALAALADLAEEEPGTHAVWVLRRGLTGSTYGGGAADQLPARGALGLAAKAAVDGGHAEALTGFRTAAVERAADGRLALVAEDGTRAEELDEVIALTGLRPDLSFLTELRLALDDRLQAPVALAPLIDPNQHSCGTVYPHGARELAHPEQDVHLVGMKSYGRAPTFLALTGYEQVRSVAAALAGDHEAAARVELTLPETGVCGGAGRYDEPAADRGDGCCAIPATPRLITLGAPSAGGSCSPGGGC; this is encoded by the coding sequence ATGACCTCCGACCGAACCGACCTGCCCGTCCTCGTCATCGGCGCCGGCCCGATCGGCCTGGCCGCCGCCGCCCACCTGCTGGAGCGCGGCCTCGAACCGCTCGTCCTGGAGGCCGGGCCGTCGGCCGCCACCGCCGTGCGCGACTGGTCGCACGTGCGACTGTTCTCCCCGTGGGCCGAGCTGGTCGACGCCGCCGCCGAGCGGCTGCTCACCCCCACCGGCTGGACCCGCCCGGACGGCGCCGGCTACCCGACCGGCGGCGACTGGGTCGAGCGGTACCTGCGGCCGCTCGCCGACGCCCTCGGCGGGCGCGTCCGCTACGGCGCCCGGGTCACCGGGGTCGCCCGCGCCGGACGGGACCGGATCGTCGACGCCGACCGCGAGCGGCAGCCCTTCACCGTCCACGTCGAGCACCCGGACGGCCGCGAGGAGCGCCTGCCGGCGCGTGCCGTGGTCGACGCCTCCGGCACCTGGTCCACCCCGAACCCGCTGGGCGCGAACGGCCTGCCCGCGCTCGGCGAACGCGCCGCCGCCGACCGGATCTCGTACCGGGTCCCCGACCTGCGCGACCCCGCCGTCCGGGCCCGGTACGCCGGGAAGCGCACCGCCGTGGCCGGCACCGGTGCCTCCGCGTTCACCGCGCTCGCCGCCCTCGCCGACCTGGCCGAGGAGGAGCCCGGCACGCACGCGGTGTGGGTGCTGCGCCGGGGCCTGACCGGCTCCACCTACGGCGGCGGCGCCGCCGACCAGCTGCCCGCCCGCGGCGCGCTGGGCCTGGCTGCCAAGGCCGCCGTCGACGGCGGCCACGCCGAAGCGCTGACCGGCTTCCGCACCGCCGCCGTCGAACGGGCCGCCGACGGCCGCCTCGCCCTCGTCGCCGAAGACGGCACCCGGGCCGAGGAGTTGGACGAGGTCATCGCGCTGACCGGCCTGCGCCCCGACCTGTCCTTCCTCACCGAACTGCGCCTCGCCCTGGACGACCGCCTCCAGGCGCCGGTCGCGCTCGCCCCGCTGATCGACCCGAACCAGCACTCCTGCGGCACCGTCTACCCGCACGGCGCACGGGAGTTGGCCCACCCCGAACAGGACGTCCACCTGGTCGGCATGAAGTCCTACGGCCGCGCCCCGACCTTCCTCGCCCTGACCGGCTACGAGCAGGTCCGCTCGGTGGCCGCCGCCCTGGCCGGCGACCACGAGGCCGCCGCCCGGGTCGAACTCACCCTCCCCGAAACGGGCGTCTGCGGCGGCGCCGGACGCTACGACGAGCCCGCCGCCGACCGGGGCGACGGCTGCTGCGCCATCCCCGCGACCCCGCGGCTCATCACCCTCGGCGCCCCCTCGGCGGGCGGATCCTGCTCGCCCGGCGGCGGCTGCTGA
- a CDS encoding ArsR/SmtB family transcription factor: MSNSRVELPVLAPEVVPCCPPLTSAELSEADAVRMAAMFKALGDPVRLRLFSKVAAHPGGEACVCDIQDVGVSQPTVSHHLKKLREAGLLASERRGTWVYYRVDPSVLAGLSHLLDLDR; this comes from the coding sequence ATGTCGAATTCGAGGGTGGAACTGCCGGTGCTCGCGCCGGAGGTCGTCCCGTGCTGCCCGCCGCTGACCTCGGCGGAACTCTCCGAGGCGGACGCGGTGCGGATGGCCGCGATGTTCAAGGCGCTCGGCGACCCGGTGCGGCTGCGCCTCTTCTCGAAGGTCGCCGCGCACCCGGGCGGCGAGGCGTGCGTCTGCGACATCCAGGACGTCGGCGTCTCCCAGCCGACCGTCTCGCACCACCTGAAGAAGCTCCGCGAAGCCGGCCTGCTCGCCTCCGAACGGCGCGGCACCTGGGTCTACTACCGCGTCGACCCGTCCGTCCTCGCGGGCCTGTCCCACCTGCTCGACCTCGACCGCTGA
- a CDS encoding cellulose binding domain-containing protein — protein sequence MLFRFRARPRGRTAAAAAALLALAAAALPLTAAPAAVADTAPATPDAAVTVNADAGLGTLDPAALGVNTAIWDSYMNDPQVVSLYRAAGIGALRYPGGSYADLYHWVDNTAPGGYVAPGTGFDAFMGTVKASGATPILIANYGSGTAQEAADWVRYANVTKGYGAKYWEVGNEIYGNGGYGSGWENDTHADKSPGQYAREVKAYAAAMKAVDPTVKIGAVLTMPGNWPDGIVGAGDGGDWNHTVLAAVAHDVDFVSVHWYPNAGGGDRSLAAVRRLPGELREVRDLLDRYAGADSARIGIAMTEVNAESGDGALTSRPNGLFAAEAVSTALENGVFTVDWWDTHNGAGPITTVNGETDYGDLGLLSNGSCTGGVCEPAVNTPFAPYHGLQAVGALGRPGDTLLASASSSPDVSSHAVLRADGSLGVLLLNRSSTAARTVGLAYRDFTPDGAAPAVRRWAPGDDGLVDATGTASAASATLPPYSITVLTVRPKPGTGSSAATTGTPGTPRTTAVGADTATLSWPAASGAVDRYEVYEQLGTTVQLLGSSTGTSATLHNLPPGSRHTVNVLARDQAGHLSRPSVPLTFTTGTPNDSTCTVSYRVTTGWGNGFVAAVTVTNTGPADLDGWTLDFDWPSAGQSVNSWWNADVSATGQHVRVTNGTSNAHLAPRGGTTADFGFVGGNDGANPNPTVFRLNGTVCRTLG from the coding sequence ATGCTGTTCCGCTTCCGCGCCCGCCCGCGCGGCAGGACGGCCGCGGCCGCCGCGGCCCTGCTGGCCCTGGCCGCCGCCGCGCTGCCGCTGACCGCCGCGCCCGCCGCCGTCGCCGACACCGCGCCCGCTACGCCCGACGCCGCCGTCACGGTCAACGCCGACGCGGGCCTGGGCACCCTCGACCCGGCCGCGCTCGGCGTCAACACCGCGATCTGGGACTCGTACATGAACGACCCGCAGGTGGTGTCGCTGTACCGGGCGGCCGGGATCGGCGCGCTGCGCTACCCGGGCGGCTCGTACGCGGACCTCTACCACTGGGTCGACAACACCGCGCCGGGCGGCTACGTCGCGCCCGGCACCGGGTTCGACGCCTTCATGGGGACGGTGAAGGCGTCCGGCGCGACGCCGATCCTGATCGCCAACTACGGGTCGGGAACGGCCCAGGAGGCCGCCGACTGGGTGCGGTACGCCAACGTGACCAAGGGTTACGGGGCGAAGTACTGGGAGGTCGGAAACGAGATCTACGGCAACGGCGGGTACGGCAGCGGCTGGGAGAACGACACCCACGCCGACAAGTCGCCCGGCCAGTACGCCCGGGAGGTCAAGGCGTACGCGGCGGCGATGAAGGCCGTCGACCCGACGGTGAAGATCGGCGCGGTGCTGACCATGCCGGGCAACTGGCCGGACGGCATCGTCGGGGCCGGTGACGGCGGCGACTGGAACCACACCGTGCTGGCGGCCGTCGCGCACGACGTCGACTTCGTCAGCGTGCACTGGTACCCGAACGCGGGCGGCGGCGACCGGTCGCTGGCCGCGGTGCGCCGACTGCCCGGCGAGCTGCGCGAGGTGCGCGACCTGCTGGACCGGTACGCGGGCGCCGACTCGGCCCGGATCGGGATCGCGATGACCGAGGTCAACGCCGAGTCCGGCGACGGCGCGCTGACCAGCCGCCCGAACGGCCTGTTCGCGGCGGAGGCGGTGAGCACCGCGCTGGAGAACGGCGTCTTCACCGTCGACTGGTGGGACACCCACAACGGCGCCGGCCCGATCACCACCGTCAACGGCGAGACCGACTACGGCGACCTGGGCCTGCTGTCGAACGGCTCCTGCACCGGCGGCGTCTGCGAACCGGCCGTGAACACCCCGTTCGCCCCCTACCACGGCCTCCAGGCGGTCGGCGCGCTCGGCCGCCCCGGCGACACCCTGCTGGCCTCCGCCTCCTCCTCCCCCGACGTCTCCTCGCACGCGGTGCTGCGCGCCGACGGCAGCCTCGGCGTGCTGCTGCTGAACCGGAGCTCCACCGCCGCCCGCACCGTCGGCCTGGCCTACCGGGACTTCACCCCGGACGGCGCCGCCCCGGCCGTGCGGCGCTGGGCGCCCGGCGACGACGGCCTGGTCGACGCGACCGGCACCGCGAGCGCCGCCTCCGCGACCCTGCCCCCGTACTCGATCACCGTGCTGACCGTGCGCCCCAAGCCCGGCACCGGCTCGTCCGCCGCCACCACCGGCACCCCCGGCACCCCGCGCACCACCGCCGTGGGCGCCGACACCGCCACCCTGAGCTGGCCGGCCGCGAGCGGCGCGGTGGACCGCTACGAGGTGTACGAGCAGCTCGGCACCACCGTGCAGCTGCTCGGCTCGTCCACCGGCACCTCCGCGACCCTCCACAACCTGCCGCCCGGCTCCCGGCACACCGTCAACGTGCTGGCCCGCGACCAGGCCGGGCACCTCTCCCGCCCGTCCGTCCCGCTGACCTTCACCACCGGCACCCCGAACGACAGCACCTGCACCGTCTCGTACCGGGTCACCACCGGCTGGGGCAACGGCTTCGTCGCCGCCGTCACCGTCACCAACACCGGCCCCGCCGACCTCGACGGCTGGACGCTGGACTTCGACTGGCCCTCCGCCGGACAGTCCGTCAACTCCTGGTGGAACGCGGACGTCTCCGCCACCGGTCAGCACGTCCGGGTCACCAACGGCACCTCCAACGCGCACCTCGCCCCGCGCGGCGGCACCACCGCGGACTTCGGCTTCGTCGGCGGCAACGACGGCGCCAACCCGAACCCGACGGTCTTCCGCCTGAACGGGACGGTCTGCCGCACGCTCGGCTGA
- a CDS encoding DUF1254 domain-containing protein yields the protein MTNDPTQRSQLAEATDAYVFGYALIMMELTRRLQTNTEQPNATQAPVNQFCQHTTLPTPEMKDVVRPNLDTLYTQAWIDLSAGPLVLEVPVMDEGRYWLMQLMDAWSNTSEQSPSSITPLTAPNLDPTQDVQVYSYALTGPGWQGELPDGLQQVAFPTDTVWLIGRIELHDTSDAEVQTVTGYQDQMRLLPLDVWADGGDYTPPAGSYDPTLPTTPPSEAITRLTGPEFFDELAALLTHTPLDPPDDRTSALLAELGLHPYDADRLPDAETLDLAKAAGLDAIEHHQGPTPVNGWTFMTTGIGTYGTDYPQRAYVASIGLGANLPQDALYPMTGNAATDGDGTPLAYTLTFPAGQLPPVNAFWSLTAYNSASFLVDNPEDIYAIGHFATPLTGTDGATTLHVQAEAPADPAMQAANWLPIPTSGTFTVTLRLYAPQTADLLPDWPPALTPVTPVTPEG from the coding sequence TTGACCAACGACCCGACCCAGCGTTCGCAGCTCGCCGAGGCCACCGACGCCTACGTCTTCGGCTACGCGCTGATCATGATGGAGCTGACCCGCCGGCTGCAGACCAACACCGAGCAGCCCAACGCGACCCAGGCCCCGGTCAACCAGTTCTGTCAGCACACCACGCTGCCGACGCCCGAGATGAAGGACGTGGTCCGGCCCAACCTGGACACGCTCTACACCCAGGCCTGGATCGACCTGTCCGCCGGGCCGCTGGTGCTGGAGGTCCCGGTCATGGACGAGGGCCGCTACTGGCTGATGCAGCTGATGGACGCCTGGTCCAACACCAGCGAGCAGTCCCCCAGCAGCATCACCCCGCTCACCGCCCCGAACCTCGACCCGACCCAGGACGTCCAGGTCTACTCGTACGCACTGACCGGCCCCGGCTGGCAGGGCGAACTCCCGGACGGCCTCCAGCAGGTGGCGTTCCCGACGGACACCGTCTGGCTGATCGGCCGGATCGAACTGCACGACACCAGCGACGCCGAGGTGCAGACCGTCACCGGCTACCAGGACCAGATGCGCCTGCTCCCGCTGGACGTCTGGGCCGACGGCGGCGACTACACACCCCCCGCCGGCAGCTACGACCCGACCCTGCCCACCACCCCGCCCTCCGAGGCGATCACCCGGCTCACCGGCCCCGAGTTCTTCGACGAACTCGCCGCCCTGCTGACCCACACCCCCCTCGACCCGCCGGACGACCGCACCTCCGCCCTGCTCGCCGAACTCGGCCTCCACCCGTACGACGCCGACCGCCTCCCCGACGCCGAGACCCTCGACCTCGCCAAGGCCGCCGGCCTCGACGCCATCGAGCACCACCAGGGGCCCACCCCGGTCAACGGCTGGACCTTCATGACCACCGGCATCGGCACCTACGGCACCGACTACCCGCAGCGCGCGTACGTCGCCAGCATCGGCCTCGGCGCCAACCTCCCGCAGGACGCCCTCTACCCGATGACCGGCAACGCCGCCACCGACGGCGACGGCACCCCCCTCGCGTACACCCTCACCTTCCCGGCCGGCCAACTCCCGCCGGTGAACGCCTTCTGGTCGCTCACCGCCTACAACTCCGCCAGCTTCCTGGTCGACAACCCCGAAGACATCTACGCCATCGGCCACTTCGCCACCCCCCTCACCGGCACCGACGGCGCCACCACCCTCCACGTCCAGGCCGAGGCCCCCGCCGACCCGGCGATGCAGGCCGCCAACTGGCTCCCCATCCCCACCTCCGGCACCTTCACCGTCACCCTCCGCCTCTACGCCCCGCAGACGGCGGACCTCCTCCCCGACTGGCCCCCGGCCCTCACCCCCGTCACCCCCGTCACCCCCGAGGGCTGA
- a CDS encoding GNAT family N-acetyltransferase: MLPEHAEQVLAIYRAGIEEGNATFETEAPEWAAFDAARLPGHRYVVLGPDATVSGWIAASAVSARPAYAGVVEHSVYVHPDHRGRGIAGVLLAHLIDSTEEAGIWTIQSSVFPENTASLALHAAAGFRVVGTRERVARHRGVWRDTVLIERRSPLVS, encoded by the coding sequence ATGCTGCCCGAGCATGCCGAGCAGGTGCTCGCGATCTACCGGGCGGGCATCGAGGAGGGGAACGCCACCTTCGAGACCGAGGCCCCGGAGTGGGCGGCCTTCGACGCGGCCCGGCTGCCCGGGCACCGGTACGTCGTTCTCGGCCCGGACGCGACGGTGTCGGGCTGGATCGCGGCGAGCGCGGTCTCCGCCCGGCCCGCCTACGCCGGGGTGGTCGAGCACTCCGTCTACGTCCACCCCGACCACCGCGGCCGGGGCATCGCGGGCGTCCTGCTGGCGCACCTGATCGACTCGACCGAGGAGGCGGGGATCTGGACGATCCAGTCCTCGGTCTTCCCGGAGAACACGGCCAGCCTCGCCCTGCACGCCGCCGCCGGGTTCCGTGTCGTCGGCACCCGCGAACGCGTCGCCCGCCACCGCGGTGTCTGGCGCGACACCGTCCTGATCGAACGCCGCAGCCCGCTGGTCTCCTGA
- a CDS encoding TetR/AcrR family transcriptional regulator, producing the protein MAYRKTPAEIRRLDTARERLVARATEVVAEVGWAQTSVTAVADAAGIAAGSVYQHFPSKAALAVEVFRRAAGREVEVLGEVLHGPGDPLERLARGVRVFARRALDNRGLAYALLAAPAEPAVGAERLAFRRRYRALFAEVVREGVATGRLPAQNDEITAAALTGAIGEVLVDPLGTPADDGTDDLLADLTALALRCAGAPTP; encoded by the coding sequence ATGGCCTACCGCAAGACCCCAGCCGAAATCCGCCGGCTCGACACCGCCAGGGAGCGCCTGGTCGCCCGGGCCACCGAGGTGGTCGCCGAAGTGGGCTGGGCCCAGACCTCCGTCACGGCCGTCGCCGACGCCGCCGGCATCGCCGCCGGCTCCGTCTACCAGCACTTCCCCTCCAAGGCCGCGCTCGCCGTCGAGGTCTTCCGGCGCGCCGCCGGACGCGAGGTCGAGGTGCTCGGCGAGGTGCTGCACGGCCCCGGCGACCCGCTCGAACGGCTCGCCCGCGGCGTCCGGGTGTTCGCCCGCCGCGCCCTGGACAACCGCGGCCTCGCCTACGCCCTGCTCGCCGCCCCCGCCGAACCCGCCGTCGGCGCCGAACGCCTCGCCTTCCGCCGCCGCTACCGCGCGCTGTTCGCCGAAGTCGTCCGCGAAGGCGTCGCCACCGGCCGACTCCCCGCGCAGAACGACGAGATCACCGCCGCCGCGCTCACCGGCGCGATCGGCGAAGTCCTGGTCGACCCGCTCGGCACCCCCGCCGACGACGGCACCGACGACCTGCTCGCCGACCTCACCGCCCTCGCCCTGCGCTGCGCCGGCGCCCCGACGCCCTGA
- a CDS encoding ArsO family NAD(P)H-dependent flavin-containing monooxygenase gives MTGRRTEVLVVGGGQAGLAAGYYLRRAGLDFRILDAAPAPGGAWRHHWDTLRLFSPAAHSSLPGRPMPRQPGHDQPDAAHTAAYLAEYEQRYELPVLRPVRVERVERVEHVERPDGGGLLSARTDSGDWHARALIMATGSRRRPFVPAVPGLRDFTGRQLHSRDYRSAADFAGQRVLVVGGGNSGAQIAADLTGTAAVRWVTRRPPRFLPDEVDGRALFDLASRHVRGDGPRLGDLGDLVAVPPVRAARDAGRLTAHPMFHRLDAGGAVWEDDERWPCDAIVWCTGFRPDLGPLRGLGLRDRTGRVPTDGTRVLADPRIHLLGYGDWTGPASATLTGVGRTARTAVDQLAATLRRTA, from the coding sequence GTGACCGGCCGGCGCACGGAGGTGCTGGTGGTCGGCGGCGGACAGGCCGGACTCGCCGCCGGCTACTACCTGCGGCGCGCCGGACTGGACTTCCGGATCCTGGACGCCGCGCCCGCGCCCGGCGGGGCCTGGCGGCACCACTGGGACACCCTGCGGCTGTTCTCCCCCGCCGCCCACTCCTCCCTCCCCGGGCGCCCGATGCCCCGGCAGCCCGGACACGACCAGCCGGACGCCGCCCACACGGCGGCCTACCTCGCCGAGTACGAGCAGCGCTACGAGCTGCCCGTCCTGCGCCCCGTCCGGGTGGAACGCGTCGAACGCGTCGAGCACGTCGAACGCCCGGACGGCGGCGGCCTGTTGTCGGCCCGTACCGACTCCGGCGACTGGCACGCCCGGGCGCTGATCATGGCCACCGGCAGCCGGCGGCGGCCGTTCGTCCCCGCCGTCCCCGGCCTGCGCGACTTCACCGGCCGCCAGCTGCACTCCCGCGACTACCGGAGCGCCGCCGACTTCGCCGGGCAGCGGGTGCTGGTGGTCGGCGGCGGCAACTCCGGCGCGCAGATCGCCGCCGACCTGACCGGAACGGCGGCCGTCCGCTGGGTGACCCGGCGACCGCCGCGCTTCCTGCCGGACGAGGTCGACGGCCGCGCCCTGTTCGACCTCGCCTCCCGCCACGTCCGGGGCGACGGGCCGCGCCTCGGCGACCTCGGCGACCTGGTCGCCGTCCCGCCGGTCCGGGCCGCCCGCGACGCCGGACGGCTCACCGCGCACCCGATGTTCCACCGCCTCGACGCCGGAGGCGCGGTGTGGGAGGACGACGAGCGGTGGCCCTGCGACGCCATCGTCTGGTGCACCGGCTTCCGCCCCGACCTCGGCCCACTGCGCGGCCTCGGCCTGCGCGACCGCACCGGCCGCGTCCCCACCGACGGCACACGGGTCCTCGCCGACCCGCGGATCCACCTGCTCGGCTACGGCGACTGGACCGGCCCCGCCTCGGCCACCCTGACCGGCGTCGGCCGCACCGCCCGCACCGCCGTCGACCAGCTCGCAGCCACCCTCCGCCGCACCGCCTGA
- a CDS encoding acyl-CoA dehydrogenase family protein — protein sequence MTASHPTATTHHVTNQAPPLTGHDVAADPVLLEGLDREGAGWHRAELHRLGRLAGSEQAQQWADQANRHEPELRTHDRYGNRVDEVEFHPAYHHLMDLSVGAGLAGAAWADPRPGAHVARAAGFMVATTLEPGHLCPVSMTYAVVPALRHAPELAAAYEPLLTSRTYDPGLRAPAGKRGLLAGMGMTEKQGGSDVRANTTAAVRQADGSWRLRGHKWFTSAPMNDLFLVLAQAPGGLSCFLVPRVLPDGSRNTFRIQRLKDKLGNRSNASSEPEFDDTAAWLVGAEGKGVRTIIEMVTMTRLDCVLGSAAGTRAALAQAAHHARHRAAFGALLIDQPLMRNVLADLALESEAATTLALRLAGAADRAQHGDTGEKALLRIATAVAKYWVCKRQPAAVAEALECLGGNGYDEASGLPRLYREAPLNSIWEGSGNVTALDLQRALVREPETLDALAAEIDLAAGADPRLDAAWHALRAELRPTPDAPLRARRVIERTALVLQAALLVRHAPAPVADAFCASRLAGDHGLAFGTLAPGTDFTALLDRLPQS from the coding sequence GTGACCGCCAGCCACCCCACCGCCACCACCCACCACGTCACCAACCAGGCGCCGCCGCTGACCGGGCACGACGTTGCCGCCGACCCCGTCCTGCTGGAGGGGCTCGACCGTGAGGGCGCCGGCTGGCACCGCGCGGAACTCCACCGCCTCGGCCGCCTCGCGGGCAGCGAACAGGCCCAGCAGTGGGCCGACCAGGCCAACCGGCACGAACCCGAACTGCGCACCCACGACCGCTACGGCAACCGCGTCGACGAGGTCGAGTTCCACCCCGCCTACCACCACCTGATGGACCTCTCGGTCGGCGCCGGCCTGGCCGGCGCCGCCTGGGCCGACCCCCGCCCCGGCGCCCACGTCGCCCGGGCGGCCGGCTTCATGGTCGCCACCACCCTCGAACCCGGCCACCTCTGCCCGGTCTCCATGACGTACGCGGTCGTCCCCGCCCTCCGCCACGCGCCCGAACTCGCCGCCGCCTACGAGCCGTTGCTCACCAGTCGGACGTACGACCCCGGGCTGCGCGCGCCCGCCGGCAAGCGCGGGCTGCTGGCCGGGATGGGGATGACCGAGAAGCAGGGCGGCAGCGACGTCCGCGCCAACACCACCGCCGCCGTCCGACAGGCCGACGGCAGTTGGCGGTTGCGCGGCCACAAGTGGTTCACCAGCGCGCCGATGAACGACCTGTTCCTGGTCCTCGCGCAGGCGCCCGGCGGCCTGTCCTGCTTCCTGGTCCCCCGGGTGCTGCCCGACGGCAGCCGCAACACCTTCCGGATCCAGCGCCTCAAGGACAAGCTCGGCAACCGCTCCAACGCCAGCAGCGAACCGGAGTTCGACGACACCGCGGCCTGGCTGGTCGGCGCCGAGGGCAAGGGCGTGCGCACCATCATCGAGATGGTCACCATGACCAGGCTCGACTGCGTCCTGGGCTCCGCCGCCGGCACCCGCGCCGCCCTCGCCCAGGCCGCCCACCACGCCCGCCACCGGGCCGCGTTCGGCGCGCTGCTGATCGACCAGCCGCTGATGCGCAACGTCCTCGCCGACCTCGCGCTCGAATCCGAGGCCGCCACCACCCTCGCCCTCCGGCTGGCCGGCGCCGCCGACCGCGCCCAGCACGGCGACACCGGCGAGAAGGCCCTGCTGCGGATCGCCACCGCCGTCGCCAAGTACTGGGTCTGCAAGCGCCAACCCGCCGCCGTCGCCGAGGCGTTGGAGTGCCTCGGCGGCAACGGCTACGACGAGGCGTCCGGCCTGCCCCGGCTCTACCGGGAAGCCCCCCTCAACAGCATCTGGGAAGGCTCCGGCAACGTCACCGCCCTCGACCTGCAACGCGCCCTCGTCCGCGAACCCGAGACCCTCGACGCCCTCGCCGCCGAGATCGACCTCGCGGCCGGCGCCGACCCCCGCCTCGACGCCGCCTGGCACGCCCTGCGCGCCGAACTCCGCCCCACCCCGGACGCCCCGCTCCGCGCCCGTCGGGTCATCGAGCGCACCGCCCTCGTCCTCCAGGCCGCCCTGCTGGTCCGGCACGCCCCCGCCCCCGTCGCCGACGCCTTCTGCGCCTCCCGCCTCGCCGGCGACCACGGCCTCGCCTTCGGCACCCTCGCCCCCGGCACCGACTTCACCGCCCTGCTCGACCGGCTGCCGCAGTCCTGA
- the arsB gene encoding ACR3 family arsenite efflux transporter: protein MPGTAPAPETRPAEAAASVAGKLSFVDRYLAVWILVAMALGLGLGRLVPGLNDALVKVEVGGISLPIALGLLVMMYPVLAKVRYDRLDTVTGDRRLMASSLVVNWVVGPAVMFALAWIFLADLPAYRTGLIIVGLARCIAMVIIWNDLACGDREAAAVLVALNSVFQVVMFGVLGWFYLDLLPGWLGLGEGEHLNVSMGRIALNVVVFLGIPLVAGFLTRRLGEKKLGRERYENNLLPKIGPWALYGLLFTIVVLFALQGKTITSQPLDVARIALPLLAYFALMWFGTFALGKGLGLTYDRTATLAFTAAGNNFELAIAVAIGTFGVTSGQALAGVVGPLIEVPVLIALVYVSLAWRERFRTAGVRP from the coding sequence ATGCCCGGCACCGCCCCCGCCCCCGAGACCAGACCCGCCGAGGCCGCGGCGTCGGTCGCCGGGAAGCTGTCCTTCGTCGACCGCTACCTCGCGGTGTGGATCCTCGTCGCGATGGCCCTCGGCCTCGGGCTGGGCCGCCTGGTCCCCGGGCTGAACGACGCGCTGGTGAAGGTGGAGGTCGGCGGGATCTCGCTGCCGATCGCGCTCGGCCTGCTGGTGATGATGTACCCGGTGCTGGCGAAGGTCCGCTACGACCGGCTCGACACCGTCACCGGCGACCGCAGGCTGATGGCCTCCTCGCTGGTGGTCAACTGGGTCGTCGGGCCCGCGGTGATGTTCGCCCTCGCCTGGATCTTCCTGGCCGACCTGCCCGCGTACCGCACCGGCCTGATCATCGTCGGCCTGGCCCGCTGCATCGCCATGGTGATCATCTGGAACGACCTGGCGTGCGGCGACCGCGAGGCCGCCGCCGTCCTGGTCGCGCTCAACTCCGTGTTCCAGGTCGTCATGTTCGGCGTGCTGGGCTGGTTCTACCTCGACCTGCTGCCGGGCTGGCTGGGCCTGGGCGAGGGCGAGCACCTGAACGTCTCCATGGGGAGGATCGCCCTCAACGTCGTCGTCTTCCTCGGCATCCCGCTGGTCGCCGGATTCCTCACCCGCCGCCTCGGCGAGAAGAAGCTCGGCCGGGAACGCTACGAGAACAACCTGCTCCCGAAGATCGGCCCCTGGGCGCTGTACGGCCTGCTGTTCACCATCGTGGTCCTCTTCGCCCTCCAGGGGAAGACGATCACCTCCCAGCCGCTGGACGTCGCCCGGATCGCCCTGCCGCTGCTCGCCTACTTCGCCCTCATGTGGTTCGGCACCTTCGCCCTCGGCAAGGGCCTGGGCCTGACCTACGACCGCACCGCCACCCTCGCCTTCACCGCCGCCGGCAACAACTTCGAACTCGCCATCGCCGTGGCCATCGGCACCTTCGGCGTCACCTCCGGCCAGGCCCTGGCGGGCGTCGTCGGCCCGCTGATCGAAGTCCCGGTGCTGATCGCCCTGGTGTACGTCTCGCTCGCCTGGCGCGAGCGCTTCCGCACCGCCGGGGTGCGCCCGTGA
- a CDS encoding DUF397 domain-containing protein, whose translation MPSTIDLHGVQWVKSSRSGNGGNCVEAALGAHAAVMPVRDSKDPMGAVLLFPTAAWSAFVTAAAGEFGEV comes from the coding sequence TTGCCCTCCACGATTGACCTGCACGGCGTCCAGTGGGTGAAGAGCAGTCGCAGCGGCAACGGGGGCAACTGCGTCGAGGCGGCGCTCGGCGCCCACGCCGCCGTCATGCCCGTTCGGGACTCCAAGGACCCGATGGGCGCCGTCCTGCTGTTCCCGACCGCCGCCTGGTCGGCCTTCGTCACCGCCGCCGCAGGCGAGTTCGGCGAGGTCTGA
- a CDS encoding ArsR/SmtB family transcription factor encodes MVMSVDTELMRVLSDPLRLQIVTLLARETLCTTHLVEETGARQTNLSNHLKVLRDAGVVDTEPCGRFTYYRLRPEVLESLSARFADLAATARANADTKRSC; translated from the coding sequence ATGGTGATGTCAGTCGACACTGAGTTGATGCGCGTGCTGTCCGACCCCCTCCGGCTGCAGATCGTGACGCTGCTGGCCCGCGAGACCCTGTGCACCACGCACCTGGTGGAGGAGACCGGTGCCCGGCAGACCAACCTCTCCAACCACCTCAAGGTGCTGCGGGACGCCGGGGTGGTGGACACCGAGCCGTGCGGGCGCTTCACCTACTACCGGCTGCGCCCGGAGGTGCTGGAGTCGCTGTCCGCGCGGTTCGCCGACCTCGCCGCCACCGCCCGCGCGAACGCCGACACCAAGAGGTCCTGCTGA